From the Toxoplasma gondii ME49 chromosome VIIa, whole genome shotgun sequence genome, one window contains:
- a CDS encoding hypothetical protein (encoded by transcript TGME49_281570) produces MSLGSHAFLQRVVRHHERILTAAASSSVASREAKPQAGSRASPGGSVLVLLPVEESLRDLGVPEQLLVETHLFLPASFPSQFINLRGQGIHRDNGVLISDFGFPTPLRLDILAEEVIYDRGLILECLLVSSSLFSSSASSSSSSSSSSSSSSSASSHLPSHASGRRSWNGVARVDDEQEKEEKENLEKIEADLRAETTRWWRGSKAGAAAERDVEEEISFFRNTYVLTLGCDTEIASRLRELVSVCARRVCLLGPALGTGAGGALLARSSAGSEAVAAVASTVESFVFLRLQDRLWSFAVQALATRQEKLEMKLKTLRENLPFLHERLQVKPVLRNVPLQASAAILDQLSTWRLPEQKTACLAWVVRSVQNACRKHVRLVHGQQRRAEMERKETRVSPPPPQPVEITVDDLVGLLLVTAALSQGRLLLANLWMMNLFNLQRPREAQFDEASFHLTTLQSALSFACVVSVPQTQTTPRRGEPQT; encoded by the exons atgtCTCTGGGGTCGCACGCTTTCCTGCAGCGCGTGGTGCGCCACCACGAGCGAATCCTGACGGCGGCAGCCTCGTCGAGTGTcgcgagcagagaagcgaagcctCAGGCAGGAAGCCGCGCTTCGCCGGGAGGGTCCGTCTTGGTCCTCCTCCCCGTCGAGGAAAGTCTGCGCGACCTCGGAGTCCCTGAGCAG CTCCTCGTGGAGACTCACCTGTTTTTGCccgcctcgtttccttcacAATTCATCAACTTGAGGGGTCAAGGCATACACCGCGACAACGGCGTCTTGATCTCCGACTTCGGCTTCCCTACTCCTC TTCGCCTCGACATCCTAGCGGAGGAAGTCATCTACGACCGCGGTTTAATTCTCGagtgtcttctcgtctcctcttccctcttctcctcttccgcgtcttcttcctcttcttcttcctcttcctcttcttcttcctcttctgcttcgagtCACCTTCCGTCGCACGCATCCGGTCGCAGAAGCTGGAACGGCGTCGCTCGCGTGGACGACgaacaggagaaggaagagaaggagaatcTGGAGAAAATCGAAGCGGACTTGCGCGCAGAGACGACGCGGTGGTGGCGCGGCTCCAAGGCCGGCGCAGCTGCCGAGAGGGatgtcgaagaagaaattaGCTTCTTCAGAAACACCTACGTCTTG ACTTTGGGGTGTGACACAGAAATCGCGAGTCGACTCAGAGAATTGGTGTCTGTTTGCGCGCGGcgagtctgtctcctcggaccTGCGTTGGGGACAGGCGCCGGGGGGGCGTTGCTGGCAAGAAGCTCGGCTGGAAGCGAAGCCGTCGCAGCCGTCGCCAGTACAGTCGAAAG tttcgtctttctgcgACTCCAGGACCGCCTCTGGAGCTTCGCGGTCCAAGCCCTGGCGACGCGACAAGAAAAATTGGAG ATGAAACTCAAGACTCTTCGAGAAAATCTGCCTTTTCTCCATGAGCGTTTGCAAGTTAAGCCCGTTCTCCGCAATGTCCCTCTTCAAGCTTCTGCCGCGATTCTCGACCAA CTCTCCACTTGGAGACTCCCAGAGCAGAAAACTGCATGCTTGGCCTGGGTGGTGCGCAGCGTtcagaacgcatgcagaaaacatGTTCGCCTCGTTCACGGCCAACAGCGCAGAGCGgaaatggagaggaaagagacgcgtgtctctcctcctccaccACAACCTGTCGAG ATAACGGTCGACGACCTCGTGGGGTTGTTGCTCGTGACGGCTGCGTTGAGTCAAGGGCGACTTCTCCTCGCGAATCTCTGGATGATGAATCTCTTCAATCTGCAGCGA CCACGAGAAGCCCAGTTCGATGAGGCTTCTTTTCATCTCACCACCTTGCAGTCTGCCCTTtcatttgcatgcgtcgtctccgtgccgcagacgcagacgacgccCCGCAGGGGTGAACCTCAGACGTAG
- a CDS encoding hypothetical protein (encoded by transcript TGME49_281555) has product MLDHVGKTPEALRELNEIICRCTVVETDDSEALSRDGVPASPPSSELETDSDRRRSPTPCSPESESDGVFDDSASTTPPKEPLDPTRLSVSLQQRVDLLMNATLTALDWVPKLPREGQLDSVKFTSSIFTALAHQSLENLHEHHSRRISGESFRQKRRVLSRRLSRAKPRKVHAGDGAHGETDSFEAPGVREEFLEESGYDSSESEDEGIRQNMAQDNERSGRMSFAGSLISLGRKLLSLQRNCGMHEAEQRTLDLLIQFSNLKFGEASPQHLAFLLEKSEFESSEGNVEIALATAQYVLEVLKDRRLFLTPRLPSVYEFPLVEP; this is encoded by the exons ATGCTCGACCACGTCGGCAAAACTCCTGAAGCCTTGAGAGAGCTCAACGAAATCATTTGCAGATGCACGGTCGTGGAAACGGACGATTCAGAGGCTCTGTCCCGCGATGGTGtgcctgcttcgcctccctcaTCCGAACTGGAGACTGACAGTGACCGGAGGCGAAGTCCGACGCCTTGCTCGCCGGAAAGCGAATCCGATGGAGTGTTCGACGACTCTGCGTCAACGACGCCTCCAAAAGAACCTCTTGACCCGACACggctctcggtttctctgcaACAACGCGTCGATCTTTTGATGAACGCGACGCTGACAGCACTGGACTGGGTCCCGAAGCTGCCAAGAGAAGGTCAACTAGACTCTGTGAAGTTCACCTCCTCTATCTTCACTGCCCTAGCGCACCAGTCTCTAGAGAACCTGCACGAACACCACAGCAGACGAATATCAGGGGAAAGTTTTCGGCAAAAGCGTAGAGTTCTCAGCAGACGACTGTCGCGCGCGAAACCTAGGAAAGTGCACGCAGGAGACGGCGCCCACGGGGAAACGGATTCCTTCGAGGCGCCGGGTGTAAGAGAGGAATTTCTAGAAGAGTCTGGGTATGATAGCAGCGAGTCAGAAGATGAAGGGATACGACAGAACATGGCGCAAGACAATGAACGAAGCGGTCGCATGAGCTTTGCAGGGAGTCTCATTTCTCTAGGTCGCAAACTGCTTTCGCTTCAGCGAAACTGCGGTATGCACGAGGCTGAACAACGAACTCTGGACCTCCTCATACAGTTTTCGAACTTGAAGTTTGGCGAAGCTTCTC CTCAACacctcgcgtttcttctcgagaaaagcgaatTCGAATCCTCTGAAGGAAACGTCGAAATCGCCCTGGCTACTGCACAGTATGTTCTGGAGGTCCTAAAAGATCGGCGTCTGTTCCTAACTCCCAG ATTACCTTCCGTCTACGAATTTCCACTGGTTGAACCTTGA
- a CDS encoding hypothetical protein (encoded by transcript TGME49_281560) — protein sequence MVSFPHSAPSVHSDAAVKVITKLYTFLTNRPAAGQSHDEVTKLDEGDRIPCYKKLTASRMLKQSTVHTIADEEKNLKQTANLLKAYEAKKREEIRAKIEEKNTLYYLPRAAQTNDEFSEGQQRVKTRKKDYPGATEKTSWLSSLKIGIDTLTAMASAHQQNTNRTPDPDSLLLPAGSVEVRVRLNTREDGSRESSQIEVKESARNAQKDEEKVEDIGTLKQRLVELLYLHLYDGGAEVEDELQRLLCQIDSKGSREQSASARRIIASFRDSDADHLAVANAVKTDKKIPET from the exons AtggtttcttttcctcactCCGCGCCTTCTGTACATTCAGATGCTGCTGTGAAGGTCATCACAAAACTTTACACCTTTCTTACGAACCGGCCAGCGGCCGGACAGTCTCACGATGAAGTTACCAAACTcgatgaaggagacaggatTCCCTGTTACAAGAAACTGACTGCTTCAAGAATGCTCAA ACAGTCGACCGTTCACACCATTGcggacgaagaaaaaaacttGAAGCAAACGGCGAACTTGCTCAAAGCGTACGAGGCA aaaaaacgggaaGAGATTCGCGCGAAaatcgaggagaaaaacactCTTTACTACTTGCCTAGGGCAGCACAGACGAACGACGAATTCAGTGAAGGACAGCAGCGggtgaagacgaggaagaaggactaTCCGGgtgcaacagagaaaacttCTTGGCTGTCCAGCTTGAAAATT GGCATTGACACTCTCACTGCCATGGCATCTGCCCACCAGCA AAACACGAACCGAACACCCGACCCAGATTCTCTCCTGCTGCCTGCCGGCTCCGTCGAGGTGAGAGTTCGCCTGAACAccagagaagacggcagcCGTGAATCGTCTCAA ATCGAGGTCaaagagagcgcgagaaacgcgcagaaagacgaagaaaaagtggaagacaTCGGCACGCTGAAACAGAGGCTGGTCGAGCTCCTGTACCTCCACCTCTACGACGGAGGCGCCGAAGTGGAAGACGAACTCCAACGCCTTCTTTGCCAAATCGACAGCAAAG GCTCCCGAGAACAAAGCGCGTCTGCTAGAAGGATCATAGCCTCTTTCCgcgacagcgacgcagaCCATCTTGCGGTGGCGAACGCAGTCAAGACGGACAAAAAGATCCCCGAGACTTAG